In the genome of Patescibacteria group bacterium, one region contains:
- a CDS encoding glycosyltransferase, translating into MNKIDVLSLPRMDHNPYQTLLASHLEVVGVHTHVVRKGIVAFIYDIAFAKADIIHIHFTHFLFQNSSNKKRPLIIALSAAFVFLVLIRYRKLLGAKIIYTFHNNLSHEQFYPKIERLVLHRILHMSSNIFAHFNEARDFIHTSYSIDRAKISIIPHGDYSGYYKNTMSFQEARKLLDIDPKTYVYLFFGNIRSYKGIPKLIHTFKKLQQTNTLLYIVGNPANSEIKQLIEKAIESLPTIRCVYEFIPNDTVQIYMNAANVIVLPYRDVFTSGIAHLALTFNKPFIAPNINALKEFKDTALLYDSANPHGLYEALCDAPKFTQDYTRAYTQTTWDSIAKQTATVYLKT; encoded by the coding sequence ATGAATAAAATCGATGTTCTAAGCCTTCCTAGGATGGATCATAACCCCTACCAAACACTTTTAGCTTCACATCTTGAGGTTGTGGGGGTACATACTCATGTAGTACGTAAAGGCATAGTAGCGTTTATATATGACATAGCCTTTGCTAAAGCTGATATTATTCACATTCATTTTACCCATTTTTTATTTCAAAATTCTAGTAATAAAAAACGCCCATTGATTATTGCCCTGTCTGCAGCTTTTGTATTCTTAGTACTTATACGATATAGAAAGCTACTGGGAGCGAAAATAATATACACATTTCATAATAATCTCAGTCATGAGCAATTTTATCCAAAAATAGAGCGTTTAGTACTACATAGGATTCTCCATATGTCATCAAATATATTTGCACATTTTAATGAAGCTAGAGATTTTATTCACACATCATATTCTATTGATAGAGCAAAGATTTCAATAATTCCTCATGGGGATTACTCAGGATATTACAAAAACACAATGTCTTTTCAAGAAGCACGGAAACTATTAGATATCGATCCTAAAACCTATGTGTATTTATTTTTTGGAAATATTAGATCATACAAAGGTATACCCAAGCTTATTCATACATTCAAAAAACTACAACAAACTAATACTCTCCTTTATATTGTTGGCAACCCCGCAAATTCAGAAATAAAACAGCTCATAGAGAAAGCCATAGAATCGCTCCCTACTATTCGTTGTGTATATGAATTTATTCCTAATGATACTGTACAGATCTATATGAATGCAGCGAATGTGATTGTACTTCCCTATCGTGATGTATTTACTTCAGGTATTGCTCACTTGGCATTAACTTTCAACAAACCTTTTATTGCGCCAAATATCAATGCTCTCAAAGAATTTAAAGATACTGCTCTTCTCTATGATTCTGCAAATCCTCATGGATTATATGAAGCATTATGCGATGCTCCAAAATTCACTCAGGACTATACGAGAGCTTATACCCAAACAACCTGGGATAGTATTGCTAAACAGACAGCTACGGTATACTTAAAAACATAA
- a CDS encoding glycosyltransferase: MNTRPTTTVLIPAFNEEANIRRLIQDCLKQDADTFDLQKIIIISDGSSDATVSEAQSIQDSRVTIFAYTDRLGKAQRLNTIYKTITTDLIINLDADVRITDTETFKNLIHRHMIDNADVVCGISLPLEPQTFVEQAAFLGSSIYVQSKYKLKEKMGKNCIDGRIFSCTAKSIKNIEIPANSATDTYTYFYFKLNNNNVVFEPKASVLFRLPSTMKDYIRQHKRYERPNYHLYFAKEFLEKEDIKPTIPWTLLLFKKAVVHPLRATCLIFMHFYSKYASKSYKRVAVWEHISSSKRV, from the coding sequence ATGAATACCCGACCGACCACAACAGTACTTATTCCTGCATTCAATGAAGAAGCAAATATTCGACGTCTTATTCAGGATTGCCTAAAACAAGACGCAGATACATTTGATCTTCAGAAAATTATTATTATCTCTGATGGTAGCTCTGATGCTACAGTCTCAGAAGCTCAATCAATACAGGATTCTCGAGTTACTATTTTTGCATATACTGACCGACTGGGAAAAGCGCAAAGGCTCAATACTATTTATAAAACTATCACAACAGATCTTATAATTAACTTAGATGCTGATGTGAGAATTACAGATACTGAAACTTTTAAAAATCTCATACACCGACATATGATAGATAATGCTGATGTCGTGTGTGGTATTTCGTTACCTCTAGAACCACAAACGTTTGTAGAACAAGCGGCATTTTTAGGATCAAGTATCTATGTACAAAGTAAATACAAACTTAAAGAGAAAATGGGTAAAAACTGTATAGATGGCAGAATATTTTCTTGCACTGCAAAATCAATAAAAAACATTGAAATTCCGGCAAATTCGGCTACAGATACGTACACATATTTTTATTTTAAGCTAAATAATAATAACGTTGTATTTGAACCAAAAGCGAGCGTACTCTTTCGTTTGCCATCAACAATGAAAGATTATATTCGACAACACAAACGATATGAACGACCAAACTACCATCTCTATTTTGCTAAAGAGTTTTTAGAAAAAGAAGACATAAAACCAACTATACCGTGGACATTGTTGTTATTTAAAAAGGCTGTTGTGCATCCACTCAGAGCAACATGTCTTATTTTTATGCATTTTTACTCTAAATATGCTTCAAAAAGCTATAAACGTGTTGCTGTATGGGAGCACATTTCAAGCTCAAAACGTGTATAA
- a CDS encoding glycosyltransferase family A protein: protein MNDIKPRISVVIPIYNEESSIQSILRSILQQNTSDFILHEILVLSDGSTDSSVSEVRKVKDSRITLYDYTDQQGQNARLNFAYSKCSGTIIITLDGDIEISDRNLFQHLVTAHSVHKADIVCGNPVPLAPRNFIEKVAFFGADVDQSVKAKLEDKAMRYRLIGRIFSCTKESLNGLVIPLDVSNDVYIYYYSKLKNRIITFEPKAAVYFRLPSTLHDIVQQYKRHLHTNHHIYFSKEVTQREDTRTLQHIYPIFFKKSLRHPFLSIAFVLVYLKAVVLAKRYLRTATWEYIASTKNNA, encoded by the coding sequence ATGAATGATATTAAACCCCGTATATCTGTAGTCATCCCTATTTATAATGAAGAGTCTAGTATCCAATCGATTCTTAGAAGTATTTTACAGCAAAATACTTCAGATTTTATACTCCATGAAATACTTGTTTTATCTGATGGCAGCACTGATTCAAGTGTGTCTGAAGTTAGAAAAGTTAAAGATTCGCGAATAACTCTTTACGACTATACTGATCAACAAGGACAAAATGCTCGACTAAATTTTGCATATAGTAAATGTAGTGGGACTATTATTATTACTCTTGATGGAGATATTGAAATCAGTGATAGAAATTTATTTCAACACTTAGTTACCGCGCATAGCGTACATAAAGCTGATATTGTGTGTGGAAACCCAGTACCACTTGCGCCACGCAATTTCATTGAGAAAGTGGCTTTCTTTGGAGCAGATGTTGATCAATCAGTTAAAGCCAAGCTTGAAGATAAAGCTATGCGATACCGACTCATTGGTAGAATCTTTTCTTGCACGAAAGAATCACTTAACGGATTAGTGATTCCGCTTGATGTATCAAATGATGTATATATCTACTATTATAGTAAGCTCAAAAATCGTATCATTACATTTGAACCGAAAGCAGCTGTATATTTCAGACTTCCCTCAACACTTCATGATATTGTGCAGCAATACAAACGACACTTGCATACCAATCATCATATATATTTTTCAAAAGAAGTAACTCAACGTGAAGATACCCGTACGTTACAACATATATACCCAATATTCTTTAAAAAATCACTGAGACATCCATTTTTAAGTATCGCATTTGTTTTGGTATATTTAAAAGCTGTCGTGTTAGCAAAAAGATATTTACGAACAGCAACATGGGAGTACATAGCAAGTACAAAAAACAACGCATAA
- the rplL gene encoding 50S ribosomal protein L7/L12 has protein sequence MSEEVQNAAPAEVPAQFKDMVEKIEKMSVLELNDLVKVLEKRFGVSAAAVAAAPAGGAAAAPAEEKSAFTVHLKDFGAAKVAVIKVVKEALSLGLAEAKTLVESAPANLKEGVKKEDAEKMKKDIEAAGGKVELK, from the coding sequence ATGTCAGAAGAAGTACAGAATGCAGCTCCGGCAGAAGTGCCAGCTCAGTTCAAGGATATGGTTGAGAAGATTGAGAAAATGTCAGTTCTCGAACTCAATGACCTTGTTAAAGTATTAGAAAAGCGATTCGGAGTTTCAGCAGCAGCAGTAGCAGCAGCTCCAGCGGGAGGTGCAGCAGCAGCGCCTGCAGAAGAAAAGTCAGCATTTACCGTTCACCTTAAAGATTTCGGAGCAGCAAAGGTTGCAGTTATCAAGGTAGTTAAGGAAGCACTTTCACTCGGTCTTGCAGAAGCAAAGACTCTTGTAGAATCAGCACCTGCTAACCTTAAGGAAGGAGTAAAGAAGGAAGATGCTGAAAAGATGAAGAAAGACATCGAAGCAGCTGGAGGAAAGGTAGAATTGAAATAA
- the rplJ gene encoding 50S ribosomal protein L10: protein MPLPKSKKKEVLEKVSEVANDAKSVVFVNFHGLTVGDSTAMRQQLRKAGVKYTVAKKTLAKKAFTEKGVTGEMPELDGELALAYGDDLLAPAREVYTFEKKFDGKLSILGGVFEGKYMTKDEMTALAAIPPRETLYGMFVNLINSPIQRVVIALDQIAQGKSA from the coding sequence ATGCCATTACCAAAAAGCAAAAAGAAGGAAGTATTAGAGAAAGTATCAGAAGTTGCAAACGATGCTAAAAGTGTCGTGTTTGTAAACTTTCATGGTTTGACCGTAGGTGATTCAACAGCTATGCGTCAGCAGCTTCGAAAAGCAGGAGTAAAATATACTGTTGCTAAGAAGACTCTCGCAAAGAAAGCTTTCACAGAAAAGGGAGTAACAGGTGAAATGCCTGAACTTGATGGAGAGCTTGCACTTGCATATGGAGACGATCTCCTCGCACCTGCACGAGAAGTGTATACATTCGAGAAAAAGTTTGATGGCAAACTTTCTATCCTCGGAGGAGTATTCGAAGGGAAGTACATGACCAAGGATGAAATGACTGCTCTTGCAGCTATTCCTCCTCGAGAAACTCTCTATGGAATGTTCGTTAACCTTATCAATTCTCCAATCCAGCGTGTAGTTATCGCATTGGATCAGATTGCACAAGGAAAGTCAGCATAA
- a CDS encoding right-handed parallel beta-helix repeat-containing protein, with product MRYFISKISLFFILTGSCILIAPVSVSATTYIDSRVTQSMEWTKDNSPYVIQGDVYVPKDVIITVQPGVIIKFDNGSLDMEGSLYLLGNENDKIIVTSFNNDIGGDTNEDLNNSLPSQDDIGGIFFRSSQPSILKNIVVRYINNGISAKDTQLTIQNMLMSDSRKGIQADNSRVHLINSSIENIPTYGLTAFNHSSVDIASTTIQHSDGGITLYNSSELNCIACIVDVGEEDSLKDGINVFNNSIVKISDSTISYHGMGSALAAFNSSNFNLTKATLLNSTITGSLQNAVLAYSQTNMIIASSTIQDAQESGLMSFNGAHITVTSSIFQNNKRGIELHGVVGGSISHSSIKDNHEDSILSTTEHAFDARNNWWGDSTGPNPEPANVLFTPWLLEDPEKKDICCSNVLFLPGLQASRLYKPRVLTNGDQLWEPNIDTDIFDLLLNEDGKSIYENIYTKDIVDEINIIPFHRPTIYKSFMKAMDDLVDKKLINQWKAAPYDWRLDYTDIISKDIKLENGASYNLIALFKSLAESSKSKKVTIVAHSNGGLLSKALIDEIRKENLEYLLDDVIFVAVPQLGTPKALASLLHSDEQVYLQGFIMSKKGSRLLAENMPSAYNLLPSKVYLERSTIPVVQIASGTSLSVYGTEINDASTFREFLLAFRKDRKDPGVNDFLTPNIANPTLLIRSEVTHERQDEWLPPQGITVHQVVGTGLDTLAGVKYSIERTQACNIICGDKDYLIHNPTYSRDGDGTVIALSAAAMLDQPTYYFNFPLYHNSGATHTSHANILEASPVQDLINNIITDKKIISRYFSTSTLETDQNQIRISIHSPVSIDVYDTLGNHLGISTSSVSNSSVKFIDENIPQGAYQEYGEGKYVSIPYNPNLELTFKGTDFGTATIIVDHVINNAVVSHHEHKDIPVVPDMVSNVQLGNLVQDKKLPIDFDNDGIVDIQLQSGQSTQLKKVLEKLVQHPNKGQFIKLERLLYNFLK from the coding sequence ATGCGATATTTCATTTCTAAAATTTCTTTATTTTTTATTCTTACTGGTTCATGTATTTTAATTGCACCTGTATCAGTATCAGCAACCACATATATAGACTCACGAGTTACGCAGAGTATGGAATGGACTAAGGATAATAGCCCGTATGTTATCCAAGGAGATGTCTATGTTCCAAAAGATGTGATTATTACTGTACAACCTGGAGTTATCATAAAATTTGATAATGGTAGTTTAGATATGGAAGGAAGCCTTTATTTACTAGGAAATGAAAATGACAAGATTATCGTCACTTCGTTTAATAATGATATTGGTGGTGATACAAATGAAGATCTTAATAATTCACTGCCATCACAAGATGATATAGGTGGTATTTTTTTTCGTTCATCACAACCGTCAATCCTTAAAAATATAGTAGTTCGATATATAAACAACGGCATTTCAGCAAAAGATACCCAGCTGACAATACAAAACATGCTTATGAGTGATAGTAGAAAGGGTATTCAAGCTGATAACTCACGTGTGCATCTAATAAATTCGAGTATAGAGAATATTCCTACGTATGGCTTAACAGCTTTCAATCACAGCAGTGTAGACATTGCCTCGACGACAATTCAGCATTCAGACGGAGGAATTACTCTCTATAATTCAAGTGAATTAAATTGTATTGCCTGTATAGTTGATGTTGGGGAAGAAGATAGTCTTAAAGATGGAATTAATGTGTTTAATAATAGCATCGTAAAGATTTCTGATTCCACGATTTCATATCATGGAATGGGTTCTGCACTTGCTGCATTTAATAGCAGTAATTTTAATCTTACTAAGGCTACACTTTTAAATTCAACGATAACTGGAAGCCTCCAAAATGCAGTTCTAGCATATAGTCAAACAAATATGATTATAGCTTCAAGTACCATTCAAGATGCTCAAGAGAGTGGCTTAATGAGCTTCAACGGTGCTCATATCACTGTTACTTCAAGTATCTTTCAAAATAATAAAAGGGGAATAGAACTACATGGTGTAGTTGGTGGCTCTATTTCACATAGTTCAATAAAAGATAATCATGAAGATAGTATTTTAAGTACCACTGAGCATGCATTTGATGCTCGAAATAATTGGTGGGGAGATTCAACAGGCCCAAACCCTGAACCTGCGAATGTGCTGTTTACTCCATGGTTATTGGAAGATCCAGAAAAAAAAGATATATGTTGCTCTAATGTTTTGTTTTTACCGGGACTTCAAGCTAGTAGACTCTACAAACCAAGAGTTTTGACAAACGGAGATCAGTTGTGGGAACCAAACATCGATACTGATATATTTGATTTATTGCTAAATGAAGATGGAAAAAGTATCTACGAAAATATTTATACCAAAGATATTGTGGATGAAATAAATATAATTCCATTTCATCGTCCTACAATATACAAAAGTTTTATGAAAGCTATGGATGACCTGGTGGATAAAAAGCTCATTAATCAATGGAAAGCAGCTCCATACGATTGGCGATTAGACTATACCGACATTATTTCCAAAGATATAAAATTAGAAAATGGAGCCAGCTATAATCTTATAGCTCTATTTAAATCTTTAGCAGAATCATCTAAATCTAAAAAAGTGACTATAGTCGCACACAGCAATGGGGGATTACTATCCAAAGCACTAATTGATGAGATCAGGAAAGAAAATCTTGAATATTTGCTTGACGATGTAATATTTGTTGCTGTTCCTCAACTTGGTACACCTAAAGCTTTAGCATCGCTACTCCATAGTGATGAGCAGGTATATCTACAAGGATTCATTATGAGCAAAAAAGGTTCACGCCTGTTAGCTGAAAATATGCCAAGCGCTTATAATCTTTTGCCCTCAAAAGTATATTTAGAACGTAGTACTATTCCAGTTGTTCAAATAGCTTCGGGTACAAGTTTGTCTGTATATGGAACAGAAATTAATGATGCATCAACATTTAGAGAATTTTTGCTAGCATTTCGAAAAGATCGGAAAGACCCTGGAGTAAATGATTTTTTAACTCCAAATATTGCTAATCCGACATTGCTTATTCGTTCAGAAGTAACTCACGAAAGACAAGATGAATGGCTCCCACCACAGGGAATTACTGTTCATCAAGTTGTTGGTACTGGTCTTGATACGTTAGCGGGAGTTAAATATTCCATTGAGCGTACTCAGGCATGCAATATTATTTGTGGAGACAAAGATTATTTAATTCATAATCCTACATACTCTCGAGATGGAGACGGTACCGTTATTGCTCTAAGTGCTGCAGCAATGCTCGATCAGCCGACCTATTATTTCAACTTCCCGCTGTATCATAATTCTGGTGCCACGCATACATCGCATGCAAATATACTTGAAGCTTCTCCAGTTCAAGATCTTATAAATAATATAATTACTGATAAAAAGATAATCTCTCGTTACTTTTCAACTTCAACGCTTGAGACTGATCAAAATCAGATTCGAATTAGTATTCATTCGCCCGTAAGCATAGATGTGTATGATACTTTGGGAAATCATCTAGGTATTTCAACATCATCTGTATCTAATTCTTCTGTTAAGTTTATAGATGAAAATATTCCACAAGGCGCATACCAGGAATATGGAGAAGGGAAGTATGTGAGTATTCCTTATAATCCTAATCTAGAACTTACTTTTAAAGGCACAGATTTTGGTACTGCAACAATAATTGTTGATCATGTAATTAATAATGCAGTTGTTTCTCATCATGAACATAAAGATATTCCAGTTGTTCCTGATATGGTAAGCAATGTTCAGCTTGGAAATTTAGTGCAAGATAAAAAGTTACCAATAGACTTTGATAACGATGGTATTGTGGATATTCAGCTTCAGTCAGGACAATCAACACAGCTTAAAAAAGTCTTAGAAAAGCTTGTACAACATCCAAATAAGGGACAGTTTATTAAGCTAGAAAGACTACTTTACAACTTTCTAAAATAG